Proteins encoded within one genomic window of Vicia villosa cultivar HV-30 ecotype Madison, WI unplaced genomic scaffold, Vvil1.0 ctg.003053F_1_1, whole genome shotgun sequence:
- the LOC131640312 gene encoding uncharacterized protein LOC131640312 produces MAFQSVFGRDDIIEEHVIISLDLSTETFTRLMPPENYDNDGDIMIPPNICVLMDSLCFSYDKETEFFIWQMTKFEDEKSWSKFLKFSYHNVGIDFELGHPRIKLTRLHLSQDGIMLKVWFQYVEGSSAIEKNKFSGVLQQGTLMLHLKQIVL; encoded by the exons ATGGCGTTTCAGAGTGTGTTTGGTAGAGATGATATTATTGAGGAGCATGTAATAATTTCGCTTGATTTGAGCACAGAGACATTCACACGGTTGATGCCCCCTGAAAATTATGACAATGACGGGGATATAATGATACCACCAAATATTTGTGTGTTGATGGATTCGCTTTGTTTTTCTTATGATAAGGAAACTGAATTTTTCATATGGCAGATGACGAAATTCGAAGATGAAAAATCTTGGTCTAAATTCCTTAAATTTAGTTATCACAATGTTGGAATAGATTTTGAACTTGGTCACCCACGTATTAAATTAACGCGGTTGCATCTTTCTCAGGATG GGAttatgttgaaagtttggttccaATATGTCGAAG GTTCATCAGCTATTGAAAAGAACAAGTTCAGTGGTGTTTTGCAGCAAGGAACACTAATGTTACATCTCAAACAAATTGTTTTATAG
- the LOC131640315 gene encoding serine carboxypeptidase-like 45, with translation MMSQIHSCSLIATIIIVVTTQIIVGVNSFAESDKISSLPQQPKVEFQQYAGYITVDEVQKRSLFYYFVEAEVEPASKPVVLWLNGGPGCSSVGAGAFVEHGPFKPTQNGLIKNDYSWNKEANMLYLESPAGVGFSYSANESFYDSVNDEMTAKDNLVFLQQWFTKFQEYKNNDFFITGESYAGHYAPQLAQLILQTKSKINLKGIAIGNPLLDFNTDFNSRAEFIWSHGLISDATYESFTKICNYSQIRRQHENGALTPICARVNRLVSMEISRYVDSYDVTLDICLPSENQQAYRLVQLQEGDKIDVCVEDETITYLNRKEVQEALHAKLVGIITTWFTCSEALKYDMRNLEIPTISILGTLVKSGVRVLVFSGDQDSVIPLTGTRSLVNGLAKNIGLNTTESYRAWFNERQIGGWTQVYGSNILSFATIRGAAHEAPFSQPGRSLVLFKAFLEGKSLPTIV, from the exons ATGATGTCTCAGATTCACTCATGCTCTTTGATTGCAACAATAATAATTGTTGTTACAACACAAATCATTGTAGGAGTAAATTCCTTTGCAGAATCTGATAAGATAAGCAGTTTACCTCAGCAGCCAAAAGTGGAATTCCAGCAATATGCTGGTTATATTACAGTTGATGAAGTGCAGAAAAGATCTTTGTTTTACTACTTTGTTGAAGCAGAAGTTGAACCGGCTTCTAAACCAGTTGTGCTTTGGTTAAATGGAG GGCCTGGTTGTTCATCTGTTGGAGCTGGAGCTTTTGTGGAGCATGGACCATTCAAACCAACTCAAAATGGTCTTATTAAAAACGATTACAGTTGGAACAAAG AGGCAAATATGTTGTACTTGGAATCACCTGCCGGTGTTGGTTTCTCCTATTCTGCAAATGAATCATTCTATGACTCTGTCAATGATGAAATGACAG CAAAGGATAACCTTGTCTTTCTACAACAATGGTTCACTAAATTTCAAGAGTACAAAAATAATGATTTCTTTATCACTGGAGAGAGCTATGCAG GTCACTATGCTCCTCAACTCGCACAACTCATTCTTCAAACCAAAAGCAAAATCAATCTCAAGGGTATAGCA ATAGGGAATCCTCTTCTTGATTTTAACACAGATTTCAACTCAAGAGCTGAGTTTATCTGGTCTCATGGACTAATATCAGATGCAACCTATGAATCCTTTACGAAAATATGCAACTATTCCCAAATTAGAAGACAACATGAAAACGGAGCACTTACTCCCATTTGTGCAAGAGTGAATAGGCTAGTCTCAATGGAG ATAAGTAGATATGTTGATTCGTACGATGTTACTCTTGATATTTGTCTGCCATCTGAAAATCAACAAGCATATAGGCTAGTTCAACTG CAAGAGGGAGATAAGATAGATGTTTGTGTGGAAGATGAAACAATCACATACTTGAATAGAAAAGAAGTTCAAGAAGCTCTCCATGCTAAGCTTGTAGGGATCATCACCACATGGTTTACTTGTAGTGA AGCTCTCAAATATGACATGCGAAATCTAGAGATCCCAACTATATCAATTCTAGGGACACTGGTTAAATCAGGTGTAAGAGTTCTAGTATTCAG TGGAGATCAAGATTCAGTTATACCCTTAACCGGAACGCGTTCTTTAGTGAATGGATTAGCCAAGAACATTGGGTTGAACACAACAGAGTCCTATAGAGCTTGGTTTAATGAAAGACAGATTGGTGGATGGACACAAGTATATGGTAGTAACATTTTATCATTTGCAACCATAAGAGGAGCAGCTCATGAGGCTCCATTTTCACAACCAGGGAGATCATTGGTGTTGTTTAAGGCATTTTTGGAAGGAAAGTCACTTCCAACTATTGTCTGA
- the LOC131640311 gene encoding F-box protein At3g57590-like, with the protein MATQSPKLSSRPPILFLPNDLITNILSRLRVKYLIQMKCVSKSRNTLISHPIFIKMHLIRSSLNPQFSLISSHKGDHSFVPFPVTLLWENRNIEIPHDPYYQLNDKNCDEIVGSCNGLVCLAGYSLNEITSYKEMWLRFVGA; encoded by the coding sequence ATGGCTACCCAGTCGCCGAAGTTGTCGTCACGACCGCCAATTCTATTTCTACCAAATGATCTTATCACCAATATTCTATCTCGTCTTAGGGTTAAATATTTGATTCAGATGAAATGCGTCAGTAAGTCACGGAACACTCTCATCTCTCATCCTATATTCATCAAAATGCATCTTATTCGATCATCACTAAATCCACAATTCTCACTTATATCTTCGCACAAAGGCGATCACAGTTTTGTACCCTTCCCTGTTACTCTATTATGGGAAAACCGTAACATCGAAATTCCTCATGATCCTTATTACCAGTTGAATGACAAGAATTGTGATGAGATTGTTGGTTCTTGCAATGGACTAGTATGCTTGGCAGGTTATTCTCTCAATGAGATTACTAGCTATAAAGAAATGTGGCTTCGGTTTGTTGGTGCataa